From the genome of Nasonia vitripennis strain AsymCx chromosome 1, Nvit_psr_1.1, whole genome shotgun sequence, one region includes:
- the LOC100123907 gene encoding F-BAR domain only protein 2 isoform X3 gives MTVDFADYFWGEKNNGFDVLYHNMKHGVVASKELADFLRERSAIEENNYKLLSKVAKQASNSNSTQGTFAPLWAALRGAAEKLAGLHLQLAQRVSELIKDVAKYSDELHKKHKAVKEEESSTLEVVQSIQSITITLQKTKDTCLQRGLELEKLRKDNASQRELEKAEIKFKKAQDDYKNLVDKYTAIRNDFETKMTQACRRFQDVEETHLRSMKEFLNTYADVLQSNHEQVGQVHIDFKRQCLDMTVDKLLEQFVQSKYTGFEKPEVIEYEEVLTSLAEMTSQTGQEKNSEAPKEISKGANGETGVAGNSQALKKIQGGKREGFYTTGRDKSKLHDKEKEKPSERENECVQAQQTKASRRTTSLLNLFMSNSQERQRQAGSGSAPVTPQENLSPAVPTPSISRNPLRGSKWFLRSRREKRKEKKAKKKKDSVETASNKEDKSDPEDKDQDSRKSGTPTPEVDEDGFCIKPKTDPWENEKGFYSSSDTDSDDERERKIRVEIKPLSNGGAPMSASVDELRATVENLSLSPAPTGRRGSSTDSDHHMKRSQSVSQQLGVKPSSDLLNLFNPSSTPSSASTPTGSHPYAPLQSPPGLSSSPIPTMPPPPQSAPPLPRFPEGDLFSELNDVTPALPPKQSATPTGSSIAIPRPPSRRGDAITRGRMSPATISRADSVASLEFRTAGVGVGSSRGPSPLTIGLADTIPLAVAFHEIIHSYFRGSDEARCQVKLCGDMMLSFPAGIVAVFATNPNPAKLTFRLKNSNRLERLVPNNTLISMDVTQATADSTLFEFNMSALTALLRRQAEQNPAASYFNVDILKYQIKNKEGAGSCPFQIVAYWKCNPTHTDLKVDYKYNSRAMASPTPLLNVQVSVPIDGGFKTVQSKPNAQWLPDTNRLLWKFTELSQHTEGAGVGSLRARVELSRGPGNQGTIFTQFNCEGTTLSGVEFELGGPGYRVSLTKKRFASGKYLCDGDVDVRTRYAAPPSNVE, from the exons ATGACCGTCGACTTTGCCGATTACTTTTGG GGTGAAAAGAATAATGGATTTGACGTGCTCTACCATAATATGAAACATGGAGTTGTGGCGAGCAAGGAATTGGCAGACTTCCTGCGCGAGCGCTCGGCCATCGAGGAGAACAACTACAAGCTTCTCAGCAAGGTAGCCAAGCAGGcgagcaacagcaacagcaccCAAGGAACTTTTGCACCTCTCTGGGCTGCACTCAGAGGTGCAGCTGAGAAGCTCGCCGGATTGCACCTGCAGCTGGCTCAAAGAGTGTCTGAGCTCATCAAGGATGTAGCAAAGTATTCTGATGAGCTTCACAAGAAACACAAAGCG GTGAAAGAAGAGGAATCCTCAACACTAGAAGTTGTCCAAAGTATTCAAAGTATTACAATAACTCTCCAAAAAACCAAGGATACCTGTTTGCAGAGGGGACttgaattagaaaaattaaggAAGGATAATGCAAGCCAGAGGGAATTGGAAAAGGCTGAAATCAAGTTTAAAAAGGCACAAGATGATTACAAGAATTTGGTCGACAAGTACACGGCTATACGAAACGATTTTGAGACCAAGATGACACAGGCGTGCAGG CGATTCCAAGATGTTGAAGAGACCCATTTGAGGAGTATGAAGGAATTCTTAAACACCTATGCGGATGTCCTTCAGTCGAATCATGAACAAGTTGGACAGGTGCATATAGACTTTAAGCGACAGTGTCTTGATATGACGGTTGACAAGTTATTGGAACAATTTGTTCAAAGTAAATATACGGGATTTGAGAAACCAG AGGTGATTGAATACGAAGAGGTATTAACAAGCTTAGCCGAGATGACTAGCCAAACGGGTCAAGAGAAGAATTCCGAAGCCCCCAAAGAAATTTCTAAAGGAGCGAACGGAGAAACTGGTGTTGCGGGTAACTCACaggcattaaaaaaaattcaagggGGTAAAAGGGAGGGTTTTTATACCACTGGCAGGGATAAGTCAAAGTTGCACGATAAGGAAAAGGAaaagccgagcgagcgagaaaatgAGTGTGTTCAGGCCCAACAAACTAAAGCCTCACGTCGTACCACTTCGTTGCTCAACCTTTTCATGTCCAACTCCCAGG AGAGGCAAAGACAAGCAGGCTCTGGTTCAGCTCCTGTCACTCCTCAGGAAAATTTGTCTCCTGCCGTTCCGACTCCCAGTATCTCCAGGAACCCTCTCAGAGGATCTAAAT GGTTCCTGCGAAGTCGGCGCGAGAAGAGGAAGGAGAAGAaggcgaagaagaaaaaggactCGGTAGAGACGGCCAGCAACAAAGAAGACAAGTCTGACCC AGAGGACAAGGATCAGGATAGTCGAAAATCGGGGACTCCGACGCCAGAAGTGGACGAGGATGGCTTCTGTATCAAGCCAAAAACGGATCCCTGGGAGAACGAGAAGGGCTTCTACTCGAGCTCGGACACGGATTCGGAcgacgagagggagaggaaaaTACGGGTGGAAATCAAGCCGCTGAGCAACGGAGGTGCGCCCATGAGCGCAAGCGTCGATGAGCTCAGGGCGACTGTTGAGAATCTGTCGTTGTCACCTGCTCCCACG GGTCGGAGAGGCTCAAGCACAGATTCGGATCACCACATGAAGAGGTCACAGTCTGTCTCCCAGCAACTGGGTGTCAAACCAAGTTCAGATCTGCTGAACCTCTTTAATCCGAGCAGCACACCGTCGAGCGCCTCGACGCCTACGGGCAGTCATCCGTATGCTCCGCTGCAGAGTCCACCGGGACTCTCATCTTCGCCAATACCCACGATGCCTCCGCCGCCCCAGTCGGCTCCACCGCTACCGCGATTCCCTG AGGGAGATCTATTTTCCGAACTTAACGATGTAACGCCGGCACTGCCGCCGAAACAGTCGGCTACTCCGACGGGCTCCTCCATCGCGATCCCCCGACCTCCCTCGCGAAGAGGTGATGCCATCACGAGGGGACGAATGTCGCCGGCCACGATATCCCGGGCGGACAGCGTTGCCAGCCTCGAGTTCCGCACGGCCGGCGTCGGGGTAGGTTCCTCGAGGGGCCCGTCACCTTTGACTATTGGTCTGGCCGACACGATACCGCTGGCTGTCGCTTTTCACGAGATTATTCACTCCTATTTTCGAGGCAGCGACGAGGCGCGCTGCCAGGTCAAGCTTTGTGGCGACATGATGCTTTCCTTTCCCGCCGGTATTGTTGCGGTATTTGCAACTAATCCTAATCCGGCGAAACTCACTTTCAGACTGAAAAACAGCAATAGACTCGAAAGATTGGTTCCCAATAATACGCTGATTAGCAT GGACGTTACTCAAGCGACTGCTGACAGTACACTTTTTGAATTCAACATGAGTGCCTTAACCGCATTGTTGCGACGACAAGCTGAACAGAATCCGGCCGCCTCGTATTTTAACGTTGATATTCTTAAGTaccaaattaaaaataaagaggGCGCGGGTTCCTGTCCTTTCCAAATAGTTGCATACTGGAAGTGCAATCCAACACATACGGATTTGAAG GTTGACTATAAATACAATAGTAGGGCGATGGCGAGCCCTACTCCGTTGCTGAATGTTCAAGTTTCGGTACCGATAGACGGCGGATTTAAAACTGTCCAAAGCAAACCTAATGCACAGTGGCTGCCAGACACAAACCGGCTACTGTGGAAGTTTACCGAGCTGTCACAACACACCGAAGGAGCTGGTGTCGGGTCCCTAAGAGCTCGCGTTGAGCTCTCCCGCGGTCCGGGAAACCAGGGGACGATTTTCACTCAATTCAACTGCGAAGGGACCACTCTATCCGGCGTCGAGTTCGAATTAGGCGGTCCTGGTTATCGAGTTAGCTTGACCAAAAAGAGATTTGCATCTG gAAAGTATCTTTGCGACGGAGATGTTGACGTACGAACTCGCTACGCTGCGCCACCATCGAATGTTGAATAA
- the LOC100123907 gene encoding F-BAR domain only protein 2 isoform X1 gives MTVDFADYFWGEKNNGFDVLYHNMKHGVVASKELADFLRERSAIEENNYKLLSKVAKQASNSNSTQGTFAPLWAALRGAAEKLAGLHLQLAQRVSELIKDVAKYSDELHKKHKAVKEEESSTLEVVQSIQSITITLQKTKDTCLQRGLELEKLRKDNASQRELEKAEIKFKKAQDDYKNLVDKYTAIRNDFETKMTQACRRFQDVEETHLRSMKEFLNTYADVLQSNHEQVGQVHIDFKRQCLDMTVDKLLEQFVQSKYTGFEKPEVIEYEEVLTSLAEMTSQTGQEKNSEAPKEISKGANGETGVAGNSQALKKIQGGKREGFYTTGRDKSKLHDKEKEKPSERENECVQAQQTKASRRTTSLLNLFMSNSQERQRQAGSGSAPVTPQENLSPAVPTPSISRNPLRGSKLVANFVMPPLCTLLENQGFLRSRREKRKEKKAKKKKDSVETASNKEDKSDPEDKDQDSRKSGTPTPEVDEDGFCIKPKTDPWENEKGFYSSSDTDSDDERERKIRVEIKPLSNGGAPMSASVDELRATVENLSLSPAPTGRRGSSTDSDHHMKRSQSVSQQLGVKPSSDLLNLFNPSSTPSSASTPTGSHPYAPLQSPPGLSSSPIPTMPPPPQSAPPLPRFPEGDLFSELNDVTPALPPKQSATPTGSSIAIPRPPSRRGDAITRGRMSPATISRADSVASLEFRTAGVGVGSSRGPSPLTIGLADTIPLAVAFHEIIHSYFRGSDEARCQVKLCGDMMLSFPAGIVAVFATNPNPAKLTFRLKNSNRLERLVPNNTLISMDVTQATADSTLFEFNMSALTALLRRQAEQNPAASYFNVDILKYQIKNKEGAGSCPFQIVAYWKCNPTHTDLKVDYKYNSRAMASPTPLLNVQVSVPIDGGFKTVQSKPNAQWLPDTNRLLWKFTELSQHTEGAGVGSLRARVELSRGPGNQGTIFTQFNCEGTTLSGVEFELGGPGYRVSLTKKRFASGKYLCDGDVDVRTRYAAPPSNVE, from the exons ATGACCGTCGACTTTGCCGATTACTTTTGG GGTGAAAAGAATAATGGATTTGACGTGCTCTACCATAATATGAAACATGGAGTTGTGGCGAGCAAGGAATTGGCAGACTTCCTGCGCGAGCGCTCGGCCATCGAGGAGAACAACTACAAGCTTCTCAGCAAGGTAGCCAAGCAGGcgagcaacagcaacagcaccCAAGGAACTTTTGCACCTCTCTGGGCTGCACTCAGAGGTGCAGCTGAGAAGCTCGCCGGATTGCACCTGCAGCTGGCTCAAAGAGTGTCTGAGCTCATCAAGGATGTAGCAAAGTATTCTGATGAGCTTCACAAGAAACACAAAGCG GTGAAAGAAGAGGAATCCTCAACACTAGAAGTTGTCCAAAGTATTCAAAGTATTACAATAACTCTCCAAAAAACCAAGGATACCTGTTTGCAGAGGGGACttgaattagaaaaattaaggAAGGATAATGCAAGCCAGAGGGAATTGGAAAAGGCTGAAATCAAGTTTAAAAAGGCACAAGATGATTACAAGAATTTGGTCGACAAGTACACGGCTATACGAAACGATTTTGAGACCAAGATGACACAGGCGTGCAGG CGATTCCAAGATGTTGAAGAGACCCATTTGAGGAGTATGAAGGAATTCTTAAACACCTATGCGGATGTCCTTCAGTCGAATCATGAACAAGTTGGACAGGTGCATATAGACTTTAAGCGACAGTGTCTTGATATGACGGTTGACAAGTTATTGGAACAATTTGTTCAAAGTAAATATACGGGATTTGAGAAACCAG AGGTGATTGAATACGAAGAGGTATTAACAAGCTTAGCCGAGATGACTAGCCAAACGGGTCAAGAGAAGAATTCCGAAGCCCCCAAAGAAATTTCTAAAGGAGCGAACGGAGAAACTGGTGTTGCGGGTAACTCACaggcattaaaaaaaattcaagggGGTAAAAGGGAGGGTTTTTATACCACTGGCAGGGATAAGTCAAAGTTGCACGATAAGGAAAAGGAaaagccgagcgagcgagaaaatgAGTGTGTTCAGGCCCAACAAACTAAAGCCTCACGTCGTACCACTTCGTTGCTCAACCTTTTCATGTCCAACTCCCAGG AGAGGCAAAGACAAGCAGGCTCTGGTTCAGCTCCTGTCACTCCTCAGGAAAATTTGTCTCCTGCCGTTCCGACTCCCAGTATCTCCAGGAACCCTCTCAGAGGATCTAAAT TGGTAGCAAATTTCGTAATGCCGCCGCTCTGCACTCTATTAGAAAACCAAG GGTTCCTGCGAAGTCGGCGCGAGAAGAGGAAGGAGAAGAaggcgaagaagaaaaaggactCGGTAGAGACGGCCAGCAACAAAGAAGACAAGTCTGACCC AGAGGACAAGGATCAGGATAGTCGAAAATCGGGGACTCCGACGCCAGAAGTGGACGAGGATGGCTTCTGTATCAAGCCAAAAACGGATCCCTGGGAGAACGAGAAGGGCTTCTACTCGAGCTCGGACACGGATTCGGAcgacgagagggagaggaaaaTACGGGTGGAAATCAAGCCGCTGAGCAACGGAGGTGCGCCCATGAGCGCAAGCGTCGATGAGCTCAGGGCGACTGTTGAGAATCTGTCGTTGTCACCTGCTCCCACG GGTCGGAGAGGCTCAAGCACAGATTCGGATCACCACATGAAGAGGTCACAGTCTGTCTCCCAGCAACTGGGTGTCAAACCAAGTTCAGATCTGCTGAACCTCTTTAATCCGAGCAGCACACCGTCGAGCGCCTCGACGCCTACGGGCAGTCATCCGTATGCTCCGCTGCAGAGTCCACCGGGACTCTCATCTTCGCCAATACCCACGATGCCTCCGCCGCCCCAGTCGGCTCCACCGCTACCGCGATTCCCTG AGGGAGATCTATTTTCCGAACTTAACGATGTAACGCCGGCACTGCCGCCGAAACAGTCGGCTACTCCGACGGGCTCCTCCATCGCGATCCCCCGACCTCCCTCGCGAAGAGGTGATGCCATCACGAGGGGACGAATGTCGCCGGCCACGATATCCCGGGCGGACAGCGTTGCCAGCCTCGAGTTCCGCACGGCCGGCGTCGGGGTAGGTTCCTCGAGGGGCCCGTCACCTTTGACTATTGGTCTGGCCGACACGATACCGCTGGCTGTCGCTTTTCACGAGATTATTCACTCCTATTTTCGAGGCAGCGACGAGGCGCGCTGCCAGGTCAAGCTTTGTGGCGACATGATGCTTTCCTTTCCCGCCGGTATTGTTGCGGTATTTGCAACTAATCCTAATCCGGCGAAACTCACTTTCAGACTGAAAAACAGCAATAGACTCGAAAGATTGGTTCCCAATAATACGCTGATTAGCAT GGACGTTACTCAAGCGACTGCTGACAGTACACTTTTTGAATTCAACATGAGTGCCTTAACCGCATTGTTGCGACGACAAGCTGAACAGAATCCGGCCGCCTCGTATTTTAACGTTGATATTCTTAAGTaccaaattaaaaataaagaggGCGCGGGTTCCTGTCCTTTCCAAATAGTTGCATACTGGAAGTGCAATCCAACACATACGGATTTGAAG GTTGACTATAAATACAATAGTAGGGCGATGGCGAGCCCTACTCCGTTGCTGAATGTTCAAGTTTCGGTACCGATAGACGGCGGATTTAAAACTGTCCAAAGCAAACCTAATGCACAGTGGCTGCCAGACACAAACCGGCTACTGTGGAAGTTTACCGAGCTGTCACAACACACCGAAGGAGCTGGTGTCGGGTCCCTAAGAGCTCGCGTTGAGCTCTCCCGCGGTCCGGGAAACCAGGGGACGATTTTCACTCAATTCAACTGCGAAGGGACCACTCTATCCGGCGTCGAGTTCGAATTAGGCGGTCCTGGTTATCGAGTTAGCTTGACCAAAAAGAGATTTGCATCTG gAAAGTATCTTTGCGACGGAGATGTTGACGTACGAACTCGCTACGCTGCGCCACCATCGAATGTTGAATAA
- the LOC100123907 gene encoding F-BAR domain only protein 2 isoform X2 encodes MTVDFADYFWGEKNNGFDVLYHNMKHGVVASKELADFLRERSAIEENNYKLLSKVAKQASNSNSTQGTFAPLWAALRGAAEKLAGLHLQLAQRVSELIKDVAKYSDELHKKHKAVKEEESSTLEVVQSIQSITITLQKTKDTCLQRGLELEKLRKDNASQRELEKAEIKFKKAQDDYKNLVDKYTAIRNDFETKMTQACRRFQDVEETHLRSMKEFLNTYADVLQSNHEQVGQVHIDFKRQCLDMTVDKLLEQFVQSKYTGFEKPEVIEYEEVLTSLAEMTSQTGQEKNSEAPKEISKGANGETGVAGNSQALKKIQGGKREGFYTTGRDKSKLHDKEKEKPSERENECVQAQQTKASRRTTSLLNLFMSNSQERQRQAGSGSAPVTPQENLSPAVPTPSISRNPLRGSKLVANFVMPPLCTLLENQGFLRSRREKRKEKKAKKKKDSVETASNKEDKEDKDQDSRKSGTPTPEVDEDGFCIKPKTDPWENEKGFYSSSDTDSDDERERKIRVEIKPLSNGGAPMSASVDELRATVENLSLSPAPTGRRGSSTDSDHHMKRSQSVSQQLGVKPSSDLLNLFNPSSTPSSASTPTGSHPYAPLQSPPGLSSSPIPTMPPPPQSAPPLPRFPEGDLFSELNDVTPALPPKQSATPTGSSIAIPRPPSRRGDAITRGRMSPATISRADSVASLEFRTAGVGVGSSRGPSPLTIGLADTIPLAVAFHEIIHSYFRGSDEARCQVKLCGDMMLSFPAGIVAVFATNPNPAKLTFRLKNSNRLERLVPNNTLISMDVTQATADSTLFEFNMSALTALLRRQAEQNPAASYFNVDILKYQIKNKEGAGSCPFQIVAYWKCNPTHTDLKVDYKYNSRAMASPTPLLNVQVSVPIDGGFKTVQSKPNAQWLPDTNRLLWKFTELSQHTEGAGVGSLRARVELSRGPGNQGTIFTQFNCEGTTLSGVEFELGGPGYRVSLTKKRFASGKYLCDGDVDVRTRYAAPPSNVE; translated from the exons ATGACCGTCGACTTTGCCGATTACTTTTGG GGTGAAAAGAATAATGGATTTGACGTGCTCTACCATAATATGAAACATGGAGTTGTGGCGAGCAAGGAATTGGCAGACTTCCTGCGCGAGCGCTCGGCCATCGAGGAGAACAACTACAAGCTTCTCAGCAAGGTAGCCAAGCAGGcgagcaacagcaacagcaccCAAGGAACTTTTGCACCTCTCTGGGCTGCACTCAGAGGTGCAGCTGAGAAGCTCGCCGGATTGCACCTGCAGCTGGCTCAAAGAGTGTCTGAGCTCATCAAGGATGTAGCAAAGTATTCTGATGAGCTTCACAAGAAACACAAAGCG GTGAAAGAAGAGGAATCCTCAACACTAGAAGTTGTCCAAAGTATTCAAAGTATTACAATAACTCTCCAAAAAACCAAGGATACCTGTTTGCAGAGGGGACttgaattagaaaaattaaggAAGGATAATGCAAGCCAGAGGGAATTGGAAAAGGCTGAAATCAAGTTTAAAAAGGCACAAGATGATTACAAGAATTTGGTCGACAAGTACACGGCTATACGAAACGATTTTGAGACCAAGATGACACAGGCGTGCAGG CGATTCCAAGATGTTGAAGAGACCCATTTGAGGAGTATGAAGGAATTCTTAAACACCTATGCGGATGTCCTTCAGTCGAATCATGAACAAGTTGGACAGGTGCATATAGACTTTAAGCGACAGTGTCTTGATATGACGGTTGACAAGTTATTGGAACAATTTGTTCAAAGTAAATATACGGGATTTGAGAAACCAG AGGTGATTGAATACGAAGAGGTATTAACAAGCTTAGCCGAGATGACTAGCCAAACGGGTCAAGAGAAGAATTCCGAAGCCCCCAAAGAAATTTCTAAAGGAGCGAACGGAGAAACTGGTGTTGCGGGTAACTCACaggcattaaaaaaaattcaagggGGTAAAAGGGAGGGTTTTTATACCACTGGCAGGGATAAGTCAAAGTTGCACGATAAGGAAAAGGAaaagccgagcgagcgagaaaatgAGTGTGTTCAGGCCCAACAAACTAAAGCCTCACGTCGTACCACTTCGTTGCTCAACCTTTTCATGTCCAACTCCCAGG AGAGGCAAAGACAAGCAGGCTCTGGTTCAGCTCCTGTCACTCCTCAGGAAAATTTGTCTCCTGCCGTTCCGACTCCCAGTATCTCCAGGAACCCTCTCAGAGGATCTAAAT TGGTAGCAAATTTCGTAATGCCGCCGCTCTGCACTCTATTAGAAAACCAAG GGTTCCTGCGAAGTCGGCGCGAGAAGAGGAAGGAGAAGAaggcgaagaagaaaaaggactCGGTAGAGACGGCCAGCAACAAAGAAGACAA AGAGGACAAGGATCAGGATAGTCGAAAATCGGGGACTCCGACGCCAGAAGTGGACGAGGATGGCTTCTGTATCAAGCCAAAAACGGATCCCTGGGAGAACGAGAAGGGCTTCTACTCGAGCTCGGACACGGATTCGGAcgacgagagggagaggaaaaTACGGGTGGAAATCAAGCCGCTGAGCAACGGAGGTGCGCCCATGAGCGCAAGCGTCGATGAGCTCAGGGCGACTGTTGAGAATCTGTCGTTGTCACCTGCTCCCACG GGTCGGAGAGGCTCAAGCACAGATTCGGATCACCACATGAAGAGGTCACAGTCTGTCTCCCAGCAACTGGGTGTCAAACCAAGTTCAGATCTGCTGAACCTCTTTAATCCGAGCAGCACACCGTCGAGCGCCTCGACGCCTACGGGCAGTCATCCGTATGCTCCGCTGCAGAGTCCACCGGGACTCTCATCTTCGCCAATACCCACGATGCCTCCGCCGCCCCAGTCGGCTCCACCGCTACCGCGATTCCCTG AGGGAGATCTATTTTCCGAACTTAACGATGTAACGCCGGCACTGCCGCCGAAACAGTCGGCTACTCCGACGGGCTCCTCCATCGCGATCCCCCGACCTCCCTCGCGAAGAGGTGATGCCATCACGAGGGGACGAATGTCGCCGGCCACGATATCCCGGGCGGACAGCGTTGCCAGCCTCGAGTTCCGCACGGCCGGCGTCGGGGTAGGTTCCTCGAGGGGCCCGTCACCTTTGACTATTGGTCTGGCCGACACGATACCGCTGGCTGTCGCTTTTCACGAGATTATTCACTCCTATTTTCGAGGCAGCGACGAGGCGCGCTGCCAGGTCAAGCTTTGTGGCGACATGATGCTTTCCTTTCCCGCCGGTATTGTTGCGGTATTTGCAACTAATCCTAATCCGGCGAAACTCACTTTCAGACTGAAAAACAGCAATAGACTCGAAAGATTGGTTCCCAATAATACGCTGATTAGCAT GGACGTTACTCAAGCGACTGCTGACAGTACACTTTTTGAATTCAACATGAGTGCCTTAACCGCATTGTTGCGACGACAAGCTGAACAGAATCCGGCCGCCTCGTATTTTAACGTTGATATTCTTAAGTaccaaattaaaaataaagaggGCGCGGGTTCCTGTCCTTTCCAAATAGTTGCATACTGGAAGTGCAATCCAACACATACGGATTTGAAG GTTGACTATAAATACAATAGTAGGGCGATGGCGAGCCCTACTCCGTTGCTGAATGTTCAAGTTTCGGTACCGATAGACGGCGGATTTAAAACTGTCCAAAGCAAACCTAATGCACAGTGGCTGCCAGACACAAACCGGCTACTGTGGAAGTTTACCGAGCTGTCACAACACACCGAAGGAGCTGGTGTCGGGTCCCTAAGAGCTCGCGTTGAGCTCTCCCGCGGTCCGGGAAACCAGGGGACGATTTTCACTCAATTCAACTGCGAAGGGACCACTCTATCCGGCGTCGAGTTCGAATTAGGCGGTCCTGGTTATCGAGTTAGCTTGACCAAAAAGAGATTTGCATCTG gAAAGTATCTTTGCGACGGAGATGTTGACGTACGAACTCGCTACGCTGCGCCACCATCGAATGTTGAATAA